The segment GCTGTCGGCAACGATCAATTTCGTTCTCGTGGCGGCCGTCGTGTACTTCCTGGTCGTGTTGCCGTACAGCAAGTTCCGCAAGAAGGAAGAGGAGACCGTCGAGGCCGAGGTGGTGCTGCTCACCGAGATTCGCGACCTGCTCGCCAACAGCCCGGGCCGCTCGGCGACCGAACGGGTCGATCCCGACGCCTGAACCGTGACACACGAACGCCCGGCTGAGCTCAGCCGGGCGTTCGTGTGGGTGATGTCTGGTGAACGACGGTCACCAGTCCCCGATGGGCGGGCTGAAGATGAACGCGCCGTTGGCGGCCAGGTTGAACGGTGCCGCCTTGGTGCCCGGCACCGCCTTGACGGTGTCCTTGTTGCCCGCGCCCTGGGCGTGCACGATGCCGGACTCGGCGTTGCGGGTGTCCAGGAACCCGCGGGCCTCGCCGTAATCGGCCACCCGCAGCGCATTGTCGTCGATCAGGATCGCCTGCCGACTGGTGACGAACGGGGCGGGCGCCGATTCCTCGACCTCCGCCGCAGCGGTGCCAGCACCCAGACCGGCCAACACCGTCGCTCCCGCGAACGAACCGAACCCCAGCACAGCCAGCTTCATCGATAGCGCCATGACCACCACTTCCCACATAAGTTGACCAGCGTTAACCTCTGGTTTCCCAATAGTAGCCTGGGCAACACCTGTGAGTTGCGGGTTCGGGGCCGAGCAGGCAAAACGCCCGGCCGGGGAAGCCCCGGCCGGGCGTCTGCGTCGAGCTCACGAAACGTCGGTCACCAGTCGCCGATCGGCGGGCTGAAGACGAACGCGCCGTTGGACTCCAGGTTGAACGGGGCCGCCGTGGTGCCCGGCACCGCCTTGATGGTGTCCACGTGCACACCCTCACCCTGCGCGTGCACGATGCCGGCATCCGCCGACCGGGTGTCCAGGAACCCACGCGCCTGGCCGTAATCGGCCACCCGCAGCGCGTTGTCGTCGACCAGCAGAGCCTGCCGGCTGGTCACATAGGGTGCCGGTGCCGATTCCTCGACCTCGGCACTCGCGGTCGCACTACCCAGACCGGCCAACACCGTCGCACCCGCGAACGTACCGAACCCGAGAACGGCCAACTTCTTCGAATGGGCCATGAGATTCGCCTTCCTCACCCCGTCGTCAGTTCATGTTCCAGGGCTCGCCGTAGGTGGTGACACTGTCACCCTCCGAGGCGATGAGGCGGGCGTAGGGGCGCAGCAGCACGCCACCGGCAGCACCGGTCACGGTGCCGTGCGCGTTGGAGACCGCAACCGCACCACTGGCGCCGGCGACGTCAGCGGAGAAGGTCGCAACTTCCTGGATGCCCGGGCCGTTGCCGAGGTCAGCGCTGATCGAGGCGCCGGGGAACAGCGGCGGGGTCACGATGGCGGGGATCAGGTCGAAGTCGATCCCGGCCGGCCCCAGAGTTCCGTAGTCCTGGCCGTCGAACGCGATGTTCGGGGTGGTGTAGCTGAAGTTGATACCCACACCCAGCGACCACGGGAAGCCGACCTGGTAACCCAGCTCCAGCACACCCTCGAAGTCCTCAGCGCCCGGACCCGACACGATGTACTTCGCCTTGCCCGAGTGGAACCACTCACGCGTCAGGCGGTTGCGATCCAGCGGAAACACACCATTGAGGAAGGTGTCCCACTGCTGAATGGTCAGGGTCCGGTCCTTGCCATCCACGAGGCTCAGCTCGTTGTCCAGACCCGCGTTGGAGGTGCCCGTGCTCACGAACAGCGACGCAATGGCCGCGATCATCGCGATCAGCACCCGACTGAATACCTTCATCTTCTCCCTTAGTGGTCCTGCACTCGATGGACTGGTCGATGCGCATTCCGCTCACCGTTGACACGAGGAAATTAGCGGCGATCCGCCGTTTCAGCAACGCGAGCGGATCCGAATTCGACACCTAGGTGAGGGCCGGGATGAAGTTAGCTGGATACGTTGCGTGCACAGTCCCGGCCGAACCCGGTCGCCGGCATCGCAGCACGTCATCAGGGATCTACCGGCACGGTGCGCCGCACCACCCGCCCACACGGATCACGGACCGGCCGCAAGCTGGAGAACAGGTCGGTTAACCATGCGGTTGCGGCGAGGCCCCTCAAACGCCGATTCGGCGCGTCACCGATGGCGCAGATCACACTCGAAAACCCGAGAATTTACCGGCCGTTCACGCTATGTGCCCAGCGTGCCCTGCGCCGCGATCGGCGTTTGCCGTCGGCGCGTCCGCAGCGCGCTCGTCGACCACCGGACGACCGGAGACAGCAAAACACCCGGCCGAGAGGAACCCCGGGCCGGGTGTTTGCGTCGAACTCACGAAATGTCGGTCACCAGTCGCCGATGGGCGGGCTGAAGACGAACGCGCCGTTGGCTTCCAGGTTGAACGGTGCCGCCTTGGTGCCCGGCACCGCCTTGACGGTGTCCACGTGCACACCCTCGCCCTGGGCGTGCACGATGCCGGCCTCGGCATTGCGCGTGTCCAGGAACCCGCGGGCCTCGCCGTAATCGGCCACCCGCAGCGCGTTGTCGTCGATCAGCAGAGCCTGCCGACTGGTCACGTACGGGGCTGGCGCCGATTCCTCGACCTCGGCACCTGCGGTCGCACTACCCAGACCGGCCAGCAGCGTCGCACCGGCGAACGAACCGAACCCGAGAACCACAAACTTTTTCGATAGGGCCATGAACCCTTTCCTTCCCTGCTTTTTAGGGCCCTGTCGCCGCCATGCGGCCCGCCTGTCGGAGCACGGACCACACGGCGACGTCGGGGTCAGGAGTGAACCGTCAGTTCATGTTCCAGGGCTCGCCGTAGGTGGTGACGCTGTCACCCTCTGCGGCGATGAGGCGGGCGTAGGGGCGCAGCAGCACGCCACCGGCAGCACCGGTCACGGTGCCGTGCGCGTTGGAGACCGCAACCGCGCCGCTCTCGCCGGCGACGTCAGCGGAGAAGGTCGCAACTTCCTGGATGCCCGGGCCGTTGCCGAGGTCAGCGCTGATCGAGGCGCCGGGGAACAGCGGCGGGGTCACGATGGCGGGGATCAGGTCGAAGTCAACGCCGCCGGGGCCCACGTAGCCGTAGTCCTGGCCGTCGAACGCGATGTTCGGGGTGGTGTAGCTGAAGTTGATACCCACACCCAGCGACCACGGGAAGCCGACCTGGTAACCCAGCTCCAGCACACCCTCGAAGTCCTCAGCGCCCGGACCCGACACGATGTACTTCGCCTTGCCCGAGTGGAACCACTCACGCGTCAGGCGGTTGCGATCCAGCGGAAACACACCATTGAGGAAAGTGTCCCACTGCTGAATGGTCAGGGTCCGGTCCTTGCCATCCACGAGGCTCAGCTCGTTGTCCAGACCCGCGTTGGAGGTGCCCGTGCTCACGAACAGCGACGCAATGGCCGCGATCATCGCGATCAGCACCCGACTGATTGTCTTCATGTTCTCCCTAAGCTGCCGACGGTTGGTGTGCTGTCAACCGTGTTTGTCGATGCGGATCCCGGCCCTAACCGAGACTTCACACCTTGCAAGACCTCCATGTGATGCGAATTAGAAACTCCACATGTTGCTCTTACGATTTGCTCATCGTTGACACGAGGAACATAACGGTGCTCCATCAACCCGGCAACGCGTAGGTCCCATCGCCAGAACCCGCCCATCACGGGCCCCCAGGTTTGCTGGGATGGCCATACAGCAGTATTCGCGGTGTCGTGACCAGCGCACCGACGGGGCACGCCGCGGTTTGCCTCACAGGTCGGACAAAAAGCAGTGATCGGCTGGAATCGGGACGATTCCAGCCGATCAGGGGGAAATTACTGGTCAGCCGTGGTGCGGCGGGACGTTGTCCCGGAGCCACCTTTCCCGGTCGTAACCCTCATCCGGGGCGTTGCCCTCGCGCTCGTCCTTGGTGGTACGCGGCATTTCCTCGCCGAAGATCGCGTTAACTGCATCCTTCGACGGCCGTGTCGCCCCGGTCACGAGGCGGTACCTCTTGTGACCAACGTCACATTCAGGGTGGGATGACCGTTCATCTGCTTGTAACCTGTCGCGCTTGAAAAGGGTGCGTGGACCTGCATGATTGCCGCCTGCATACCCATTCTCGGCAGCCTCAGATGTCGAGGCTCGACAGCTGCCCGATGACCTGAACGG is part of the Mycobacterium adipatum genome and harbors:
- a CDS encoding MspA family porin, giving the protein MKTISRVLIAMIAAIASLFVSTGTSNAGLDNELSLVDGKDRTLTIQQWDTFLNGVFPLDRNRLTREWFHSGKAKYIVSGPGAEDFEGVLELGYQVGFPWSLGVGINFSYTTPNIAFDGQDYGYVGPGGVDFDLIPAIVTPPLFPGASISADLGNGPGIQEVATFSADVAGESGAVAVSNAHGTVTGAAGGVLLRPYARLIAAEGDSVTTYGEPWNMN
- a CDS encoding MspA family porin, which produces MKVFSRVLIAMIAAIASLFVSTGTSNAGLDNELSLVDGKDRTLTIQQWDTFLNGVFPLDRNRLTREWFHSGKAKYIVSGPGAEDFEGVLELGYQVGFPWSLGVGINFSYTTPNIAFDGQDYGTLGPAGIDFDLIPAIVTPPLFPGASISADLGNGPGIQEVATFSADVAGASGAVAVSNAHGTVTGAAGGVLLRPYARLIASEGDSVTTYGEPWNMN